The following proteins are co-located in the Egicoccus sp. AB-alg2 genome:
- a CDS encoding GntR family transcriptional regulator, which yields MTTDAASPLVTGAPASLDRLTVLVPEDAATASLSEQAYYVLRDRIVTLQLAPGTLVNERTLMAETGFGRTPIREALRRLADEDLVEVHPRRAIHVTPVDVGDLRAISELRVELEGFVARLAARRGNERDRTDLARLLEETSGTDGAAAQRDLIELDQRIHRVIRRAAHNPFLEAALDRSYVLALRLWFLALDRVPRLEDAVHEHEQLLRAILAGEADAAEAIARDHVAGFEHQIRQLL from the coding sequence GTGACCACCGATGCCGCGTCACCGCTCGTCACGGGCGCGCCGGCGTCCCTGGACCGACTCACTGTCCTGGTCCCCGAAGACGCCGCGACGGCGTCGCTGAGCGAGCAGGCGTACTACGTCCTTCGCGACCGGATCGTGACGCTGCAGCTGGCGCCGGGCACGCTCGTCAACGAGCGCACGCTGATGGCCGAGACCGGATTCGGGCGCACGCCGATCCGTGAGGCGCTGCGACGACTGGCCGACGAGGACCTCGTGGAGGTCCACCCCCGCCGGGCGATCCACGTCACCCCGGTCGACGTCGGAGACCTGCGCGCCATCTCCGAGCTCCGGGTCGAGCTCGAGGGGTTCGTCGCACGGCTGGCCGCCCGACGCGGCAACGAACGCGACCGCACCGATCTCGCGCGCCTGCTGGAGGAGACGTCGGGAACCGACGGCGCCGCCGCGCAGCGGGACCTGATCGAACTCGACCAGCGGATCCATCGGGTGATCCGCCGGGCGGCGCACAACCCGTTCCTGGAGGCGGCCCTCGACCGCAGTTACGTGCTGGCGCTGCGGCTGTGGTTCCTCGCCCTCGACCGGGTTCCACGCCTCGAGGACGCCGTCCACGAGCACGAGCAGTTGCTGCGGGCCATCCTGGCGGGCGAGGCCGACGCCGCCGAGGCGATCGCGCGCGACCACGTCGCCGGGTTCGAGCACCAGATCCGTCAGCTGTTGTGA
- a CDS encoding electron transfer flavoprotein beta subunit/FixA family protein, protein MRILVCVKRVPAPGARIVLSEDGTAIDDRHLAYTVSPHEECAVEEAVRLAAEHGGSSTVLTLGPPAAEEQLRTGISMGIDHAVLLPTEEPEWDPRAVATAIAEAVRLLEAEGGTFDLVLFGNESADAANYQVGIRVATVLGRPVVGGVKRIELTAAGAAFHRGVSDGFERCDVPLPAIAAVKEGINVPRYPAMRGRLLARKAEIRRLAPTRRPDALRLVRLRQPVQAETTTVVLGAGAEAAPAVATLLEEVGLL, encoded by the coding sequence ATGAGGATCCTGGTGTGCGTCAAGCGAGTGCCGGCCCCCGGGGCCAGGATCGTGCTGAGCGAGGACGGCACGGCGATCGACGACCGGCATCTCGCCTACACCGTCAGCCCGCACGAGGAGTGCGCCGTCGAGGAGGCCGTGCGGCTGGCCGCCGAGCACGGCGGCAGTTCGACCGTGCTCACGCTCGGTCCGCCCGCCGCCGAGGAACAACTGCGCACGGGGATTTCGATGGGGATCGACCACGCGGTGCTGCTGCCGACCGAGGAACCCGAATGGGATCCGCGGGCGGTGGCCACCGCGATCGCCGAGGCCGTCCGGCTCCTCGAGGCGGAGGGCGGCACGTTCGACCTCGTGCTCTTCGGCAACGAGTCCGCGGACGCCGCGAACTACCAGGTCGGCATCCGCGTGGCGACGGTGCTGGGCCGCCCCGTGGTCGGTGGCGTGAAGCGGATCGAGCTGACCGCGGCCGGGGCGGCCTTCCACCGGGGCGTGAGCGACGGGTTCGAGCGCTGCGACGTCCCGCTGCCGGCGATCGCCGCGGTCAAGGAGGGCATCAACGTGCCGCGCTACCCGGCCATGCGCGGGCGACTGCTGGCCCGGAAAGCGGAGATCCGCCGGTTGGCGCCGACGCGGCGGCCCGACGCGCTACGGCTGGTGCGACTCCGGCAGCCGGTCCAGGCCGAGACGACGACCGTCGTGCTGGGCGCCGGCGCCGAGGCGGCGCCGGCGGTCGCGACGCTGCTGGAGGAGGTGGGGTTGCTGTGA
- a CDS encoding electron transfer flavoprotein subunit alpha/FixB family protein: MSGVLALLDLDREGLAAGPTERLLTFARRVAEADGVPLEAVMIGALDGRGPAILAAQGVEVVHVVDAPLLADYAPAAWAAAVVQVLGASAARVLLAPASARGNEVLAHLAARTDLPMAANVVALQPAADGWELTRHRWGGILLEDAHLAAEVALATVVAHTVTAEPAASPGSAEVRATTPELTDELTVGRVREHVRRTAGVGLATASVVVAGGRGVGSAEGFAALEELAELLGGAVGCSRVATNNGWRSHNDQVGQTGTRVAPDLYIALGISGATQHWVGCMAAKRILAVNTDPDAPMVTRADYAVIGDLHPFVAALVEEVRKRKSVPV; this comes from the coding sequence GTGAGTGGGGTGCTGGCGCTGCTCGACCTCGATCGGGAGGGGCTCGCCGCCGGTCCGACCGAGCGGCTGCTGACCTTCGCCCGCCGGGTCGCCGAGGCGGACGGCGTGCCGCTGGAGGCGGTCATGATCGGCGCCCTGGACGGGCGCGGGCCCGCGATCCTGGCCGCGCAGGGGGTCGAGGTGGTGCACGTGGTCGACGCCCCGCTGCTGGCCGACTATGCGCCGGCGGCCTGGGCTGCGGCGGTCGTGCAGGTCCTGGGTGCCAGCGCGGCGCGGGTGCTGCTCGCCCCGGCCAGCGCCCGCGGCAACGAGGTGCTCGCGCACCTCGCCGCCCGCACCGACCTGCCGATGGCCGCCAACGTCGTCGCGTTGCAGCCGGCCGCCGACGGCTGGGAGCTGACGCGGCACCGGTGGGGCGGGATCCTGCTCGAGGACGCCCACCTCGCCGCGGAGGTCGCGCTGGCCACGGTGGTCGCGCACACGGTCACCGCCGAGCCGGCCGCGTCCCCCGGTTCGGCCGAGGTGCGGGCGACCACCCCGGAGCTGACCGACGAGTTGACGGTGGGACGGGTCCGTGAGCACGTCCGCCGCACGGCCGGGGTCGGTCTCGCGACCGCGTCGGTCGTGGTCGCCGGCGGCCGAGGGGTCGGCAGCGCCGAGGGGTTCGCCGCCCTGGAGGAGCTGGCCGAGCTGCTCGGCGGCGCGGTCGGCTGCTCGCGTGTCGCGACCAACAACGGCTGGCGCTCGCACAACGACCAGGTCGGCCAGACCGGCACCCGGGTCGCCCCCGACCTCTACATCGCGCTGGGCATCAGCGGTGCGACCCAGCACTGGGTCGGTTGCATGGCTGCCAAGCGCATCCTGGCGGTCAACACCGATCCGGACGCGCCAATGGTGACGCGCGCCGATTACGCGGTGATCGGCGACCTCCACCCCTTCGTGGCCGCGCTGGTCGAGGAGGTCCGCAAGCGCAAGTCGGTGCCGGTTTGA
- a CDS encoding FAD-dependent oxidoreductase produces the protein MAELPEQAHVVVIGAGIVGNSLVGHLADLGWRNLLLVDKGPLPDPGGSTGHASNFIFPVDHGKELALLTLDSQRQYEQLGVQTTCGGIEVARTPERMEELRRRMASARVWGVDAELIGPKEVGELVPFVDTDILLGGFYTPSVSVVDSLQAGTIMRQRAIDAGALQVSPWTEVSGVDVERGRVTAVRTDKGTVRCELVVIACGVWSPRIAAMAGASIPLTPAVHQMIDVGPIPLLEQTRAEIAFPIVRDVDTNMYERQNGGDMEVGSYAHRPILHWPDEIPSIEQAALSPTQLPFTAEDFDPQMEDALALMPTLLDTPGAGIKHAINGLLSLTPDGSPLLGETPEVKGLWSAAAVWIKEGPGVGRALAEWMTQGQPELDLHGADIARFTPNRRTPTHVRARAAEGFNKTYGIVHPREQWASDRGSRLAPFHRRTEALGAVYFEAGGWERPQWYASNEHLLDEFGDRVTRREHEWDARWWSPIIDAEHLALRERVAMIDLTAFTIFEVTGPGALDYLQYLTVANLDRPVGRIVYTPVLTSNGGFRSDLTIVRLGWDHFRIITGGADRGRDLKWFRDHLPADGSAHLVDATGAWTTIGVWGPQARAMVSSITNADVSNEGFPFGAARWVDLNGVQTLMVRISYVGDLGWELHAPIEQGERLWDTLWEAGQPFGVVPAGAGVYGTTGRLEKGYRLVGAELEAEYDPVEAGLALPKVKDADFVGKQAYLAAREREPVAVLCTLTVEDHVSASGMRRHPQGGEPILTLGGGRIVDRRGRPSRVTSTGSGPSVGKQLILAYLPPEHAAVGTDLLVEYMGERYPVKVAVAGRTPLFDPEDARMKA, from the coding sequence GTGGCCGAGCTCCCGGAGCAGGCGCACGTCGTCGTGATCGGTGCGGGCATCGTCGGCAACTCGCTGGTCGGGCATCTCGCCGACCTCGGGTGGCGGAATCTGCTGCTCGTGGACAAAGGGCCGTTGCCCGACCCGGGCGGGTCGACGGGCCACGCGTCGAACTTCATCTTCCCGGTCGATCACGGCAAGGAACTGGCGCTGCTCACGCTCGACTCCCAGCGCCAGTACGAACAGCTGGGCGTGCAGACCACCTGTGGAGGGATCGAGGTCGCCCGGACGCCGGAACGCATGGAGGAGCTACGCCGCCGGATGGCCTCGGCGCGGGTCTGGGGGGTCGACGCCGAGCTGATCGGGCCCAAGGAGGTCGGCGAACTGGTCCCGTTCGTCGACACCGACATCCTTCTCGGCGGCTTCTACACGCCGTCGGTGTCGGTCGTCGACTCGCTCCAGGCGGGCACGATCATGCGGCAGCGCGCGATCGACGCCGGTGCCCTGCAGGTGTCGCCGTGGACCGAGGTGTCGGGCGTCGACGTCGAACGGGGCCGCGTGACGGCCGTGCGCACCGACAAGGGCACGGTGCGATGCGAGCTGGTCGTGATCGCCTGCGGCGTGTGGAGCCCGCGGATCGCGGCGATGGCCGGGGCCAGCATCCCGCTCACGCCGGCGGTGCACCAGATGATCGACGTCGGACCGATCCCGCTGCTCGAGCAGACGCGCGCGGAGATTGCCTTTCCGATCGTCCGCGACGTCGACACCAACATGTACGAGCGCCAGAACGGCGGCGACATGGAGGTGGGCTCCTACGCGCACCGGCCGATCCTGCACTGGCCGGACGAGATCCCCTCGATCGAGCAGGCGGCGCTGTCGCCGACGCAGCTGCCGTTCACGGCCGAGGACTTCGACCCGCAGATGGAGGACGCGCTCGCGCTGATGCCGACGCTGCTGGACACCCCGGGTGCCGGCATCAAGCACGCCATCAACGGGCTGCTCTCGCTGACCCCGGACGGCTCGCCGCTGCTGGGCGAGACGCCGGAGGTGAAGGGGCTGTGGTCGGCGGCGGCCGTCTGGATCAAGGAAGGTCCCGGGGTCGGGCGGGCGCTGGCCGAGTGGATGACGCAGGGACAGCCGGAGCTCGACCTCCACGGCGCCGACATCGCCCGGTTCACGCCCAACCGCCGGACCCCGACCCACGTCCGCGCCCGCGCCGCGGAGGGCTTCAACAAGACCTACGGGATCGTGCATCCCCGCGAGCAGTGGGCGTCGGACCGTGGCAGCCGGCTCGCGCCCTTCCACCGACGTACCGAGGCGCTGGGCGCCGTCTACTTCGAGGCCGGCGGGTGGGAACGCCCGCAGTGGTACGCGTCCAACGAGCACCTGCTCGACGAGTTCGGCGACCGCGTCACCCGCCGCGAGCACGAGTGGGACGCCCGCTGGTGGTCACCGATCATCGACGCCGAGCACCTGGCGCTGCGCGAACGCGTGGCGATGATCGACCTCACGGCCTTCACGATCTTCGAGGTCACGGGACCGGGCGCGCTCGACTACCTGCAGTACCTGACGGTCGCCAACCTGGACCGCCCGGTCGGCCGCATCGTCTACACGCCCGTGCTGACCTCCAACGGCGGCTTCCGCAGCGACCTCACGATCGTCAGGCTCGGCTGGGACCACTTCCGCATCATCACGGGCGGTGCCGACCGGGGGCGCGACCTGAAGTGGTTCCGTGACCACCTGCCCGCCGACGGCTCGGCGCACCTGGTGGACGCGACCGGGGCCTGGACCACGATCGGGGTGTGGGGGCCACAGGCACGCGCGATGGTTTCCAGCATCACGAACGCCGACGTGTCGAACGAGGGCTTCCCCTTCGGCGCCGCGCGCTGGGTCGACCTCAACGGCGTGCAGACCCTGATGGTGCGCATCTCCTACGTCGGCGACCTCGGCTGGGAGCTGCACGCGCCGATCGAACAGGGCGAACGGCTGTGGGACACGCTGTGGGAGGCGGGCCAGCCGTTCGGGGTCGTGCCCGCCGGCGCCGGCGTGTACGGCACGACGGGACGGCTGGAGAAGGGCTACCGGCTCGTGGGCGCCGAACTGGAGGCAGAGTACGACCCGGTCGAGGCCGGGCTCGCCCTGCCGAAGGTCAAGGACGCCGACTTCGTCGGCAAGCAGGCCTACCTGGCCGCGCGCGAACGGGAACCGGTCGCGGTGCTGTGCACGCTGACCGTCGAGGACCACGTCTCGGCGTCGGGGATGCGCCGCCATCCCCAGGGCGGCGAGCCGATCCTGACGCTCGGTGGCGGCCGGATCGTGGACCGGCGCGGCCGCCCGTCACGGGTCACGTCGACGGGCTCGGGACCGTCGGTGGGCAAACAGTTGATCCTCGCGTACCTGCCACCGGAGCACGCGGCGGTCGGCACCGACCTGCTGGTCGAGTACATGGGCGAGCGGTATCCCGTGAAGGTCGCCGTCGCGGGCCGCACGCCGCTGTTCGATCCCGAAGACGCGCGCATGAAGGCGTGA
- a CDS encoding NAD(P)-dependent alcohol dehydrogenase → MQAAVIDAYGPPEVVRVLEVPRPAPRTGQVLVRIRAAAVTSADSRVRGARFPDGFGLPARLVFGVRRPRRPILGSCVSGAVEAVGPGVQGFMPGDEVCGMSGLAMGAHAQYVAVPASRLVAKPPAVSHDDAAGVLFGGTTASFFLRDKAAVRPGTTVLVNGASGAIGTNAVQLAKHLGATVTGVTSTPNLTLVGELGADHLIDHTRQNLLATTERFDVVLDTVGNLPVTAARRLLRTNGMLLLAVANLGDTIRARGQVVTGTSPERTDDFRFLLQLVAEGALTVVNDRTYGLDDVVEAHQRVDSGRKVGNVILRP, encoded by the coding sequence ATGCAGGCAGCGGTCATCGACGCATACGGCCCACCCGAGGTCGTTCGCGTCCTCGAGGTCCCACGCCCCGCTCCGCGGACCGGTCAGGTGCTGGTTCGCATCCGAGCGGCAGCGGTGACCTCGGCGGACTCGCGTGTCCGCGGTGCGCGGTTCCCTGATGGGTTCGGGCTACCCGCCCGGCTGGTGTTCGGTGTGCGCCGGCCTCGCCGCCCGATCCTGGGCAGCTGCGTCTCCGGAGCGGTCGAAGCGGTCGGTCCCGGCGTGCAGGGCTTCATGCCTGGCGACGAGGTGTGCGGCATGAGCGGCCTCGCGATGGGCGCACACGCGCAGTACGTGGCCGTCCCCGCAAGCCGGCTCGTGGCCAAGCCTCCAGCGGTCAGCCACGACGACGCGGCCGGAGTGCTGTTCGGAGGCACCACCGCGTCGTTCTTCCTGCGCGACAAGGCAGCCGTGCGGCCCGGCACCACCGTGCTCGTCAACGGCGCTTCCGGGGCGATCGGCACCAACGCCGTCCAGCTCGCGAAACACCTCGGTGCGACGGTCACCGGTGTCACCAGCACCCCGAACCTGACCCTGGTGGGTGAACTCGGAGCCGACCACCTCATCGACCACACACGGCAGAACCTGCTCGCGACGACCGAGCGCTTCGACGTGGTGCTCGACACGGTCGGCAACCTGCCCGTCACCGCCGCACGGCGCTTGCTGCGCACGAACGGGATGCTGCTGCTCGCCGTGGCGAACCTCGGCGACACGATCCGCGCCCGCGGCCAGGTCGTCACCGGCACCTCACCCGAGCGCACGGACGACTTCCGGTTCCTACTGCAACTGGTCGCCGAAGGTGCACTCACCGTCGTGAACGACCGCACCTACGGGCTGGACGACGTCGTCGAGGCTCACCAGCGCGTCGACAGCGGACGCAAGGTCGGCAACGTCATCCTCCGTCCGTAA